In the genome of Drosophila subpulchrella strain 33 F10 #4 breed RU33 chromosome 2L, RU_Dsub_v1.1 Primary Assembly, whole genome shotgun sequence, one region contains:
- the LOC119548413 gene encoding zinc finger matrin-type protein 5 isoform X1: MGGKSYYCDYCCCFMKNDLNVRKLHNGGIFHTIAKTNYMRRYEDPKKILDEERRKTPCKRFFGGYCKFETYCKYCHYSEKELQELERLVLAKKKANSKKRKKSTKWPWKTHTQTGLPISLQPIQLARLERTNFELSWG, encoded by the exons atgGGTGGAAAAAGTTATTATTGCGACTACTGCTGTTGTTTTATGAAAAACGATTTGAATGTGCGCAAACTGCACAATGGTGGTATTTTCCACACAATTGCCAAGACCAATTACATGAGGCGTTATGAGG ATCCCAAAAAGATATTAGACGAGGAACGTAGGAAAACTCCTTGCAAGCGATTTTTTGGTGGCTACTGCAAATTTGAAACGTATTGCAAATATTGTCACTATAGTGAGAAGGAATTACAGGAGCTGGAAAGACTAG TTCTTGCCAAGAAGAAGGCCAACTCCAAAAAGAGAAAGAAATCCACAAAATGGCCCTGGAAAACTCATACGCAAACGGGATTGCCTATCTCATTACAACCCATTCAGTTAGCCAGGCTCGAACGAACCAATTTTGAACTTAGCTGGGGCTAA
- the LOC119548413 gene encoding zinc finger matrin-type protein 5 isoform X2, giving the protein MRILDEERRKTPCKRFFGGYCKFETYCKYCHYSEKELQELERLVLAKKKANSKKRKKSTKWPWKTHTQTGLPISLQPIQLARLERTNFELSWG; this is encoded by the exons ATGAGG ATATTAGACGAGGAACGTAGGAAAACTCCTTGCAAGCGATTTTTTGGTGGCTACTGCAAATTTGAAACGTATTGCAAATATTGTCACTATAGTGAGAAGGAATTACAGGAGCTGGAAAGACTAG TTCTTGCCAAGAAGAAGGCCAACTCCAAAAAGAGAAAGAAATCCACAAAATGGCCCTGGAAAACTCATACGCAAACGGGATTGCCTATCTCATTACAACCCATTCAGTTAGCCAGGCTCGAACGAACCAATTTTGAACTTAGCTGGGGCTAA
- the LOC119548412 gene encoding uncharacterized protein LOC119548412, whose product MKKVLLTKSQHIQPVVAGGSDLLLSRQAALVRVSIPAPLGTTTYIQRKSFQPVYEDIFKLLMRIPDKALVQRVIDAMNGHNNSDKIAISYQGKQCSCGAQKVDASTQTETEPEEKPIKSIEKPAIKNESSESTGNTTTTQESSSSNPAESLIEPIKVPKKRGRKRNTCVPQVVKRSAAEMALQEREEKQLTPVVTKKKKQDVSNSSNSGENRFSKATPQRRQSVLSDISLDLDELTRVEDYINGSSKDRIIRIMANEFKKARIVSEEGLLPIHDEILNGDVYGVKRQMFVCHHANVDINELVSSDGEDCLELALTHDSDSEIISLILRAGCQTDHLYENSNTALHLAVINNINIESIRLLMRRIDLNSLLLTNDDGYTVLHLAVRNNQFLVAEAILDIIDERELGETVYRRTQEVPNANESDEKAFARYYDRACERLELSKSKLKNRRHKMEVINASEVRGGNPPLFYAVEGEQEHLCYFLLAHLADPDEENLSRHSPKSFHYEYARTLRINLKVARIMEKVVGILNN is encoded by the exons ATGAAGAAAGTGCTATTGACGAAATCGCAGCACATACAACCAGTCGTTGCTGGCGGATCGGATCTTCTACTGAGCAGACAAGCAGCTCTAGTTCGGGTCTCCATTCCCGCTCCACTGGGCACCACCACCTACATCCAGCGCAAGTCCTTCCAGCCCGTCTACGAGGATATTTTCAAATTACTCATGCGAATTCCCGATAAAGCCCTCGTCCAACGGGTGATCGACGCGATGAACGGGCATAACAATAGCGATAAGATCGCTATCTCGTATCAGGGTAAACAATGTTCTTGTGGGGCCCAAAAAGTGGATGCCTCGACGCAAACTGAAACGGAACCCGAAGAAAAACCTATAAAATCAATAGAAAAGCCTGCCATTAAGAATGAATCATCAGAATCTACGGGGAATACCACTACCACTCAGGAGAGTTCAAGTTCCAACCCTGCAGAATCGCTTATAGAGCCCATAAAAGTTCCTAAAAAGCGCGGAAGAAAGCGAAATACCTGCGTGCCACAGGTGGTCAAGAGATCAGCGGCTGAAATGGCTCTCCAGGAGCGAGAGGAAAAGCAGCTGACACCCGTGGTCACCAAGAAGAAAAAACAAGATGTTTCT AATTCCTCTAACTCGGGGGAAAACCGATTTTCGAAAGCAACCCCTCAGCGTCGTCAGTCCGTATTGTCCGATATATCCCTAGATTTGGATGAGCTCACCCGGGTGGAAGACTATATAAATGGCAGCAGTAAAGACCGGATTATAAGAATAATGGCCAATGAATTCAAGAAGGCTCGTATAGTGTCCGAAGAAGGATTGTT ACCCATCCACGACGAAATACTAAACGGAGATGTTTACGGGGTAAAGCGTCAGATGTTCGTCTGCCATCACGCCAACGTGGATATCAATGAGCTGGTCAGCTCCGATGGCGAAGATTGCCTGGAACTCGCCCTAACGCACGACTCGGATTCGGAGATTATATCGCTTATTTTGCGGGCTGGCTGCCAGACCGATCACCTCTATGAGAACTCAAATACAGCTCTCCACCTGGCGGTGATAAACAATATAAATATCGAGTCGATTAGGTTACTGATGCGCCGCATCGATCTGAATAGTCTACTGCTAACCAACGATGATGGTTATACAGTTTTGCACCTGGCAGTGCGTAACAATCAGTTCTTGGTTGCGGAAGCAATACTGGATATAATAGATGAGCGGGAATTGGGGGAAACAGTGTACAGGAGAACGCAGGAGGTTCCGAATGCGAATGAAAGCGATGAGAAGGCTTTCGCCAGGTATTACGATCGTGCCTGCGAAAGACTGGAGTTGAGTAAATCCAAGTTGAAGAACCGTCGACATAAAATGGAAGTGATAAATGCCTCCGAGGTAAGGGGTGGCAATCCACCCCTTTTCTACGCCGTTGAAGGGGAGCAGG AACACCTTTGCTATTTCCTGCTGGCACACCTGGCCGATCCGGATGAGGAGAACTTAAGCCGGCATTCTCCGAAATCGTTTCACTACGAATATGCTCGCACGTTGCGGATTAACCTGAAGGTGGCCCGCATCATGGAGAAAGTAGTTGGCATTTTGAATAATTGA